GTGTTCACCGCGCTGCTGCCGGTGGTGGGGGACCTCACCGAGGAGCCGGAACCGGGCGGGGCGCCCGGGGTCGACCGGCAGCCGAGCTCGTGGAGTTGCCGATGATCCGAGTGCTCGTGGTCGACGACGACGTCCGGGTGGCGGACAATCACCGCAAGCTCGTCGGGAGCATGGACGGTTTCGAGGCCGTCGGCATGGCCCACACCGCGCGGGAAGCGCTGGCACTGAGCGAACGGCTGCTCCCGGACCTGGTGCTGCTGGACCTGTACCTGCCGGACGAGTCCGGGGTGCGGGTGCTGCAGCGATTGCGGGGCAACGCCCGCCCGCTCGACGTCCTGGTGATCACAGCGGTGCGGGACGTGGAGACGGTCAAGGCAGCCATGCAGGGCGGCGCGGTGCACTACCTGCTCAAACCCTTTCCGTTCCGCGAGTTGCGGCAGCGGTTGAACGGCTACGCCGAGGCCAAGAGCGAGTTGGACGCGGTCGGCGAGGCGGAGCAGGCCGATGTGGACAGGGTCTACGGCATGCTGCGTCCCGCCGAGTGCCACACCGTGCCAGCGGAGCTCCCCAAGGGGCTCTCGACGGTCACCGCCCGCCTGGTGCTCGACACGCTGCGCTCGGCCGGGACCGACCTGTCCGCCTCCGAGGTCGCCAACAGTGCGGGGCTGTCCCGGGTCAGCGCCCGCCGCTACCTCGACCACTTCGCCAACACCGGCAGGATCACGCTGCACCTGCGGTACGGTTCGGCGGGCAGACCCGAGCACCGCTACCGGTGGGCGGGCGGAGGCGGCGCCTCGTGATCAGCGTGCGTTTCCTGACGTGGTCACGCGGGAACCGGTCCGCTCTGCCAGGATCGTCGTCATGACAGTGTCCTGCCTGAGCCCGCGTCGTCTCGTCGGAGCCCCCGAGCTGTTCACGGCCGCGGGCGCGGATGCCTACACCCGCATGACCGTCACCGATGACGTGGTCGGTTACGCGACGGACGAGGCCGTGGCCTGGTTCACGGGTGTTCCGTGGCAGTCCGGGGCGGTCTCGCTGCGCGGTCGGGCGCACGCGGCCATCGACCTGCTCGAGTGGCTCCGGGAGGAGGAACCGCTCGGTCCCGGGGCGCCGGTGCGGCTCCCGCTGCTGTCCACCGCCGAGTTCGAGCGGCTGCCGGTGCGCCGGGACGAGGACTGGTACTTCCTCGCCACCGAGCGAGCTCCGCGAAGGCGACGCGGTGAGTCCGCTGTGGAGGTGCTGCCGAGCGGGGAGAACGAGCGGATCGAGCGACTGTTGCGGGACGGACACCCGGCTACCTCGGCCGAACCCCGCGCCCCAGGAATCCGCCGGTGGTTCGGCATCCACGACGGGGAGCGGCTCGTCGCCTGCGGAGCCGACCGGAGCGTCAACGGCGTCGGTTTCCTGGTCAAGATCACCGTCGATCCCGCCTACGGCGGTCGTGGTCTGGGAAGTGCCCTGACGGCCGCGATGACCCGCGCGCTGCTGGCGGAGTTCGGCGAGGTAGCGCTCGGAGTGACCGTGGACAACGCGCGGGCGATCGGGCTCTACGAGCGGCTCGGCTACCGCGAGGTCGCCGGTGTCAGTTCGGTACGGCTCACCGGATGAGCGGCGATGCGAGTGCCCGTTTCCCGCGCCCGAGCACGCCGGGCCCGGCGGCCGGCGGGGCTGGTCGCGGACCGGAGGAGTCGTGGGAACAGCGGTGGATCGCCCACGCGCTTGTTGCGGCGGGAAGGCGGTTGGCTGCTGCTGCGAAGGCGGCGGGGGCGTTATCTCGGCGGGTGCTGGGACATCCCCGGTGGAACCGTGGAAGTGGGGGAGCGCCTGTCGGTGGCGGCGCGTCGGGAGGTGCTGGAGGAGACCGGGTCGCGCGTCGAGATCGGCGCGGTCGCCGCTCACCACACGAACGAGGACACCGAGGGGCGCCGGATCCGGTTCCACACCGTGACGTTCCACGCGGCGGAGACTGAACCGGGCGGGCCGGTGGTGCTGTCCCCCGAGGAGCACGAGCGGTACGGCTGGTTCGGCTCGGAGGCGGCACTGGCGCTGAACCCGGTCTGGCACGTGCGGTGGACGCTTTCGGCGCTCGCGGCCTCCGAGGGGTGAGGCCAGCCGCGCGCTTCGCTCAGAACAGCCTGCCCGCCACTTCGGCGGGTGGTTCCTCCAGGCGCAGCAGGAAGCGCTTGCGGTCCAGCCCTCCGCCGAAGCCGGTCAGGCTGCCGTCGGCGCCGATCACGCGGTGGCAGGGCACGATCACCGATATCGGGTTGCGGCCTGTCGCGGTGCCCACGGCCCTGGACAGCCCGGGACCGCCCAGCCGACGGGCGAGTTCGCCGTAGCTGCGCGTCTCGCCGTAGTCGATCTCGGCGATCAGCTCCCAGACCCGCTGCTCGAACTCGTCGCCGTGCGGGGCCAGCGGAAGATCGAACCGGGTCCGCTCGCCCGCGAAGTACTCGTCCAGCTGGAGCCTCGTGTCGGGGAAGTCCTCGTCGATCCGCGGTCCGAGCGCGGCGGCGGGGTTCCCGTGCTCCCGTCCAGCGAAGTAGAGCCCGACCAAGTGGTCGTCCTCGGCCACGGCGGTCAGGTCACCGACCGGCGAGGCGATCACCGTGTGTCTCGTGCTCATGCCGTGCTCCTCGAAGCAGTGCGGGCGGGTGCGCGTCGCGCGAGTCTATCCGTGCCGGGGAGCGCGTTCCCGGTTTCGTGGTCGTCCGGGTGGAGCGGCCCGGGAATGGGCTCCCGGAACGGGACGAATCGCGGAAAACCAGGTCAGCGGCGCACCGCTTCCCGCGGTCGCGTGATGTTCTGTCACGCGTCCGGTGGATTCAAAAGTTCGGCGAACCATATATATCGGTTAGTGATATATGATGTACGCATGTCACGCCGAGCGATGTCCGAGCAGACGTTCCTGGTGTTGACCGTGCTGGCGGCCGAGTCCTTGCACGGCTACGGGATCGTGCGGGCGGTGGGCGAACTCTCCCAGCAACGGGTGGTGTTACGAGTGGGGACGCTGTACGGGGTGCTCGACCGGTTGTGCGCCGACGGACTCGTGGAACTCGACAGCGAGCAGGTCCACAACGGTCGGTTGCGGCGCTACTACCGCATCACGGACGAAGGACTGACCACACTGGCCGGCGAGACCGCTCGCCGCTCCGAGGCGGTGCGGGCGGCCACCGACCGGTTGCGGGTCCGCGGACTGCTGCCCGGAACGGGTGGTACGGCATGACCAGGCTGGAACAGCGCTACCGACGCCTGCTGCGGCTGCTACCCGCCTGGTACCGCGCCGACCGCGAGGAGGAGATGGTGGCCGTCTTCCTGCTCGACGACTCCGAGAGGCAGGGCGC
The nucleotide sequence above comes from Actinopolyspora erythraea. Encoded proteins:
- a CDS encoding methylated-DNA--[protein]-cysteine S-methyltransferase; the protein is MSTRHTVIASPVGDLTAVAEDDHLVGLYFAGREHGNPAAALGPRIDEDFPDTRLQLDEYFAGERTRFDLPLAPHGDEFEQRVWELIAEIDYGETRSYGELARRLGGPGLSRAVGTATGRNPISVIVPCHRVIGADGSLTGFGGGLDRKRFLLRLEEPPAEVAGRLF
- a CDS encoding GNAT family N-acetyltransferase, translated to MTVSCLSPRRLVGAPELFTAAGADAYTRMTVTDDVVGYATDEAVAWFTGVPWQSGAVSLRGRAHAAIDLLEWLREEEPLGPGAPVRLPLLSTAEFERLPVRRDEDWYFLATERAPRRRRGESAVEVLPSGENERIERLLRDGHPATSAEPRAPGIRRWFGIHDGERLVACGADRSVNGVGFLVKITVDPAYGGRGLGSALTAAMTRALLAEFGEVALGVTVDNARAIGLYERLGYREVAGVSSVRLTG
- a CDS encoding NUDIX hydrolase; protein product: MLRREGGWLLLRRRRGRYLGGCWDIPGGTVEVGERLSVAARREVLEETGSRVEIGAVAAHHTNEDTEGRRIRFHTVTFHAAETEPGGPVVLSPEEHERYGWFGSEAALALNPVWHVRWTLSALAASEG
- a CDS encoding PadR family transcriptional regulator → MSRRAMSEQTFLVLTVLAAESLHGYGIVRAVGELSQQRVVLRVGTLYGVLDRLCADGLVELDSEQVHNGRLRRYYRITDEGLTTLAGETARRSEAVRAATDRLRVRGLLPGTGGTA
- a CDS encoding response regulator, whose amino-acid sequence is MIRVLVVDDDVRVADNHRKLVGSMDGFEAVGMAHTAREALALSERLLPDLVLLDLYLPDESGVRVLQRLRGNARPLDVLVITAVRDVETVKAAMQGGAVHYLLKPFPFRELRQRLNGYAEAKSELDAVGEAEQADVDRVYGMLRPAECHTVPAELPKGLSTVTARLVLDTLRSAGTDLSASEVANSAGLSRVSARRYLDHFANTGRITLHLRYGSAGRPEHRYRWAGGGGAS